The sequence TCCCTATTTTTTCAAGCAATTCCACATCATGCAACCCTATAATATCGATCCAGATTACCTTTTTCTGAAGTTTTAAATGAGTATCAAGCTGATCGAGTTTGATGTTTTCCTCATAGAATTCATTCTCATCATAGGTAATTAAATTGATGAATACTTCCTCTTGTTTCTTGTCTCCAGTAAATACCAATGAGCCTGGAGGCAACCCGATTTTATGACTAGGTCTTTTCTTCTTTTTGGGTTTAAAAAGCTTTTGAACGGATTTAAGATTTGGAGCTTTAGGACTCATAAGTACTATTCTTTTGACCGAAGAAATTCGACATTTCTTTTTAGTCCAGCAAATTTGGTGCGCTTTACCGCAGATTTTTTAAAGACTTTTCTAAATGTTTCGTCGGTAAGTTCCAACCAATCTTGATTTGTAAATCCTTCCAAATCTGGATGAGGTTTGAATTTGGATTCTTGATGGGGTTTGGAAAACCGATTCCAAGGGCATACATCCTGGCAGATATCACAACCAAAAGCCCAGTTGTCCATTTTTCCCTTAAACTCATTGGGAATAGCATCTTTTAGCTCGATGGTCAAATAGGAAATGCATCGTGATCCATCTACTACACTGGGCTGAACAATGGCATCAGTAGGGCAAGCATCTATACAGGCAGTGCAAGTTCCGCAGTAATCCTTGGTGAGCGGGGTGTCCGGGGTAACCTCCAGATCGATAATCAATTCGGCCAAGAAGAAAAAGCTTCCTTGTTTTTTGTTCAGCAAAAGGCTGTTTTTACCGATCCAACCCAAGCCTGCTTTTTGTGCCCATTGACGTTCCATGACGGGCGCCGAATCCACAAATGCCCGTCCCTCGATTTCTCCTATTTCATTCCGGAGGATTTCCAGGAAGTCTTTGAGTTTGTCTTTGATTACAAAATGATAATCCTCTCCATACGCATATTTTGCGAGTTTAATGGATTCTGGAGACTCGGGAAGTGAGGTTTCAGGATAGTAATTATAAACAAGTGAAACTACTGTTTTAGCACCCTCTACCAGTTTGGTTGGATCCAGTCGCTTGTCAAAGTGATTAGCCAAATAGCCCATTTCACCTTGGTAATTCCGGCTCAGCCACTCTTCCAATCTAGGAGCCTCCTCTTCTAAAAAACCAGCTTTTGCTATCCCACAAAAGTCAAAGCCGAGCCGATTGGCGATGGATTTGATCAGGGAAGCATGTTTCTCGGCAGGAGTCATGGGGTAAAGATAAGAGAGTTAATTTTTTTCAATCAAACTAACCCTTCAATAAATCTGGCCTATCCTGATACCATTGCTCTTCGAAAGTTTCATTGATTTCTACGGGAGCTGCCAAGACAGCCCAAAACATCCAGAGTATTAAAGCTGGACCAGAAATAAATAGTAACCAGATCAGAGGTAAGGCTACTTCTAACTGGATCAAGGTGACGAAAACTATCAAAATCCCCGTCACAATTCCTACTACTTGCAAATAGTTTTTCATCTTTTTTAGGTTTTTATTCTATTTATTAAACTACCATACCATTCTGTTTGTTACTTCTACTGTCGGAAAGAATAAAATTCCACTAAATTGAAATTCAAGGCTTTCCGGCTTAGTTAATTTTGACAAGAGTTTCGTTGTTTTTTTAAACTTAAAGTCTTGTTTCTTGAATCTTGATACATTAGTCTAATTATGAAAGGATTCCGATTTACGAAATTTGTTCCCTCACAGGATCCGGAGAAGAACACCTTCGATAACCTGCTGAATATATTTTTGCAACTGGTTACCATGACGGGTGGAGATGTAGCTGAAGCGTTGAGTTGGTTGACCAACTTGGATAATCGATATCAACTGACCAATCCCAATTATGGAATCGGTGACTTCATAGACGATCTGAAAAGCAAAGGATACCTGACTGAGGAAAATCAAAAAGGAGAAATTAAAATTACCGGAAAAGCAGAGCAAACCATCCGAAAGTCTGCCTTGGAAGAAATATTCGGTAAACTCAAGCGAGGAAAATCCGGGCAACATAAAACCACTCACTCTGGACAAGGTGAAGAACGTGGCACTGATCGGCGAGCTTATGAATTCGGAGATAATTTGGATCAGATTGCCTTGACCGATTCATTGAGAAATGCACAGGCCAATCACGGATTTGGAGGAGATTATCTGCTTACAGAAGATGATTTGGAAGTGGTAGAAAACGAATACCGTTCTCAAACTTCGACCGTGTTGATGATTGATATTTCCCATTCCATGATTTTATATGGAGAAGACCGAATCACTCCTGCCAAAAAAGTCGCCATGGCATTGGCCGAATTGATCAAAACCCGTTATCCAAAAGACACTTTGGATATCATCGTCTTTGGAAATGATGCCTGGCAAATAGAAATCAAGGATTTGCCTTATCTACAAGTGGGCCCTTACCATACCAATACCGTTGCAGGGTTGGAGCTAGCCATGGACCTCTTGCGAAGAAGAAAAAACCCTAACAAGCAGATTTTCATGATTACCGATGGGAAGCCTACCTGTTTAAAAGTGGGGATTAAATACTATAAAAACGCTTTTGGGATAGACAGTAAGATTCTTAGTGAGACGCTGAAATTGGCTGCTCAATGCAGGAAACTAAAAATCCCAGTAACCACCTTTATGATTGCTTCTGATCCATATCTGAAGGAATTTGTCAAAGAATTTACCAAAGTAAACAACGGGAATGCCTATTACAGCAGTCTGAAAGGACTGGGCGACCTGATTTTTGAAGATTATAGAAGAAACCGAACCAAACGCTTTTAATCACCATGGAATACCAAAAATTGACTGGAAAAGAACTCAAGCAAATAAAAACATTAGGTCAGCTTAAGGCGGCCGGATACCAACCCAAATCCATTAAAGAAGAACTTCGTGACAATCTGATTCAAAAAATCAAAGCCAAAGAAAATGTTTTTGAAGGAATCTGGGGATATGAGGATACGGTGATTCCAGATATAGAACGCGCCATTTTATCCAGGCACAACATCAATTTATTGGGTCTTCGTGGACAGGCGAAAACTAGGATTGCCAGAATTATGACTCAACTATTGGATGAATATGTTCCGGTGGTTTTTGGTTCAGAATTGAATGATGATCCAATGGCACCCTTGAGTACCTATGCAAAAGAGAAAATTGAAGAAAAGGGTGAAGATACACCTGTTGCTTGGTGGCATCGAGATGATCGATATACCGAGAAATTGGCTACACCCGATGTGTCGGTGGCAGATTTGATTGGAGATGTAGATCCCATCAAAGCAGCAACTATGAAATTGAGCTACAATGATGAACGTGTCATTCATTATGGGTTGGTGCCTCGCTCCCATCGCTCCATTTTTGTGATCAATGAATTACCGGATTTACAGGCAAGAATTCAGGTAGCCTTGTTCAATATTTTACAGGAAGGTGACATTCAAATTCGTGGTTTCAAATTGAGATTGCCTTTGGATATCCAGTTTGTCTTTACCGCAAATCCCGAGGACTATACCAACCGAGGAAGTATTGTCACTCCTTTAAAAGACAGGATTGAAAGTCAGATCATTACCCATTATCCGAAGTCTATTGAAATAGGTAGAAGAATCACTTCTCAAGAAGCGAATCTGAAAGGGAAGCCAGTAGAAAACATTTTGGTGCCGGAATTGATGAAAGATTTGATTGAGCAAATTGCCATCGAAGCAAGAGCTTCAGAATACGTGGATGAGAAAAGTGGTGTTTCTGCCCGATTGACTATTTCTGCTTATGAAAATCTGATTTCAGCAGCGGAAAGGAGAATGTATATGAATGGGGAATCCAATACCATGGTTCGAATTGCCGATTTGATAGGAGTAATACCAGCCATTACAGGTAAAGTGGAGTTGGTGTATGAAGGAGAACAGGAAGGTGCTGGAATTGTAGCATATAGCTTGATTGGAAAAGCAATCCGTTCGCAGTTTGTGAATTACTTTCCTTCTCCAGAACAAAAGAAAAAGTCCAAAGAAGGAAACCCATATGTCATTCCACTAGCTTGGTTTGGAGAGGGAAATGAACTGGATATTTTGGCTTCTCAATCCGACAAGGATTACAAGACTGCATTACAATCTGTTCCGGGATTGGAAGAAGTGGTCACTGGAATGGTGAAAAATTTGCCGGAAAAAGAGAAGGAATTCTTTATGGAATTTGCCCTACATGGACTGGCAGAATATTCTCAATTGAGTAAAAAAATGCTGGATACCGGATTGAAATTCAAGGACCTATTCAGCTCCATGTTTGATATGGGGCCTGGGGATCCAGACGATTTCGAAGAGGATGATTTATAAGCTTTTATTCATATAATTAGAACTGAAACCTTTGAAGTCTTTAGGATCTCGAAGGTTTTTTTGTATTCAATTATTCAGTGTTAGTTTACCATTTTAAATGAATTAAAATCAACGCGATCAAAGCAGGAAAACCCTGAATCCAAAAGATTTTTTTGCTCGCAGTCAAGGCTCCATAAATTCCCGCTATTAACACACAGCTCAAGAAGAAAATTGCGATATAAAATGACCAATGATGATCTTCAATCAATAAAGACCAAATGAGCCCTGCTACCAAAAATCCATTGTACAAACCCTGGTTAGCAGCTAATACTTTGGTTTTAGGGAATACTTCGGGGGGTATTTGTTTAAAGGTCTTGCGGCCAATGGTATCCCAAGCGAACATTTCGAAGTATAAGAAATAGAGATGCAGTGCTGCAATTAAGCCAATTAGGATGTCTGTTAGAAGTGCCATGAAGTTGAAGTTTGGATTTAAATTACATCTTTGTGATCAATAATTGAATAGGTACTTCAAGTGATGTATAATTCTTTTTTCTAGACTGGGAATTCAGCAAGTATCAAAAACAATGGGATTAGTTATACCTGGATAAAATTCATTACTTTCACAGTTGAATTAGTTCTATACTTTATCAACCGGAAGCGGTCTTCGATGAAAATCGAGGTGAAAAGGGAATCGTGTGAAAATCACGAACTGTCGCGCAACTGTAAGTAACATACCAAAGGAGTTCATCCTTGCATGTCCACTGTTTTGATCCCCATCGAGGCGGGAAGGACGATGAAATCCGTTACAAGTCAGGAGACCTGCCTATTCCGACCTACCTGAAGGTAGGAGAGACAATGCTTTCGCGATTTGAAGCTTTTTGTCGGGTTTGATGCATTATTTCTGAGCTTAACTATTTGTCTGTCCATTCCAGACCAGATAGGCTATGCCTTAGGAAAAATCTGCATTCTTCTTGATAAAACATTCAATTTCAAAGTGTTGTGAGGTTCAGTACAAGAGCTTTTAACTCATTATTCAAATTAAAAGTTAAAAGAGATGCAAACGCACAATCTTGGCTACCCGCGAATTGGTAGCAACCGAGAACTCAAAAAAGCCTGCGAGTCTTATTGGTCAGGCAAAATCACGTTACATGAATTACAAAGTGTCGGCGAGTCCATCCGAAAACAAAACTGGAAACTTCAGCAGGAGGTAGGAATTGATTTGATTCCTTCCAATGATTTTTCCTTTTACGATCAGGTATTGGATATGTCATTGATGGTGGGAGCGATTCCAGATCGTTACCATGAGGTGATTTTACAAAAAGGGAATAATGAACTGGACTTGTATTTTGCCATGGCCAGAGGGTATCAACAAAATGGGTTGGATATCACTGCTATGGAAATGACCAAGTGGTTTGATACCAATTATCATTACATCGTTCCCGAATTTAGAAAAGACCAACAGTTCAAGTTGTTTTCTACAAAGGCAATTCAGGAATATAACGAAGCTAAACATACTGGAATTTCCACCAAGCCGGTATTGATAGGTCCTGTTTCTTATTTATTGTTGGGTAAAGAAAAAGAGTCCGGATTTGATCGGATAGATTTAATCAAAAATCTTCTTCCAGTGTATCTGGAAATACTAAAAAAGTTGGATGCAAACCATGTAGAATGGGTTCAATTTGATGAACCATTTTTAGCGATCGAATTGGGTGCGAAAGAGAAGAAAGCTCTTCACTTTGCTTATTCAGAAATAAAAAAAGTTTTTCCTTCCCTAAAAATCATTTTGGCCAATTACTTTGACTGTTTTGGGGAAAATCTGGAAACTGCACTTTCACTTCCAGTTCATACGCTTCATTTAGACTTAGTGAGATGTCCTTCCCAGCTACACGACATCTTGGATTCTGGAAAACTCGGAGGGCAAAAGCACCTTTCTTTAGGCCTCATAGATGGTAGGAATATTTGGATGAATGATTTTCAGAAGTCACTTTTTTATATCCAAAAGGCGGTGGATCAAATTGGTTCAGATCGAGTGTGGGTTGCTCCTTCTTGCTCTCTGATTCATTCACCTTGTGATTTAGCATTGGAAACCAATGAAAAATCTCTTGCACCCCAGATTAAAGAATGGTTGGCGTTTGCGAAGCAAAAAATCGAAGAAGTAGTATGCCTGAAAAAGCTGGCTGAGAAAGATCCCTCCTTGGAAGCACTCGAACAATTAGGGCAAAATCAGCGCGCTATTGAGAATAGAAAGACTTCCACTTTGATCCACAACGAACAAGTGAAAAGTAGGGTCAAAGCGATCAACTCAAGGGATGATCAACGCCAAAGCCCCTTTTCTATCCGTCAGGGAATACAGAAAAAAGCTTTAGACCTTCCTCTTTTTCCCACTACCACGATAGGATCTTTTCCTCAGACCAAGGAGGTCCGATCCTGGAGAGCGAGATTTAAAAAAGGAGATCTTAGCCGAGAGGATTATGAAAGACTCTTGGAGGATGAAACCCGGGAGTCTATCGTATGGCAGGAATCGATCGGGATGGATGTATTGGTTCATGGAGAATTTGAGCGAAATGACATGGTGGAATATTTTGGTGAACAGTTAGCCGGTTTTGCCTTTACCAAAAATGGGTGGGTTCAAAGTTATGGTAGCCGTTGTGTGAAACCTCCGATCATTTATGGAGATGTTCACAGACCTGCGGCAATGACTGTCCGCTGGTCAGCTTTTGCCCAATCTCTTACCGATAAGCTTGTAAAGGGCATGTTGACGGGGCCAGTAACTATATTACAATGGAGCTTTGTCAGAAATGATCAGCCAAGATCCCAAACATGTACCCAAATTGCATTGGCCATACGGGATGAGGTCGTGGATTTGGAAAAAGCTGGGATCAAAGTGATTCAAATAGATGAGCCCGCAATTCGTGAGGGGCTTCCCCTTCGTAAATCTGATTGGCAAGAATATTTAAATTGGGCTGTTCGAGCTTTTAGAATCTCTGCTAGCGGAGTTAAAGATGAAACGCAGATTCATACCCATATGTGTTATTCTGAGTTCAATGATATCATCCAGAATATTGCGGACATGGATGCCGATGTGATTACTATTGAGTGTTCTAGATCTCAAATGGAGCTGTTAGATGCATTTGGTCAATTTAATTATCCCAACGAAATCGGTCCAGGAGTTTATGATATCCATTCGCCAAGAGTACCGAGTAGGGCTGAAATGGTGGATTTAATGGAAAAAGCCAAAGAGGTAATTCCGGTGTCTAATTTATGGGTAAATCCCGATTGTGGATTAAAAACCCGCCATTGGGAAGAAACCAAAAAGGCCTTGACTGAAATGGTCGGTGCGGCAAAGGATTTAAGAGAAGCTATGATTGAATCTGTTTCTTAGTATTAAAGGGCAAGTAAATTACTTGCCCTTTTTATATCTCCTCTAAAATTGAATTTCCTTTTGATCTGTCTCCCGAAGTCCATTGCCAGGTTTCGTGAAGGCGGATTTTTCCATTTTCCAGAAGCTCAGGAACAGATGTACAGACTCCTGTCATCAGTTCTCCTTGCGAATTGATCTGATGATACCGCATATCAATTTCTCCGGCATCGTTTACAATCCCGATCAAATGTCCTTTTATAATTTTTCCACCAGAATAGTCACAGGAAAGAATTTTTCCTTCTTGCTTGTAGTGAAAAATGGTTTCTTCAGAAGTTTCCCCGTTCTCTGTATTGCTGATGGGGCGAAAAGATTTGCCATCGTAATTCATCATTGAGAGGAATTATCGGTTTCTTTCATTTCCCAGTCCACTATTTCATTTTCAAGGTAATGTGGGTAAATTTTTCGATGGGCTTTCTTCACCTCAGCAACCAAAGATTCTCGGAATTCCTCCACATGAAGTCCAGAGGTAGCGGCCATAAATACAGGCTTGATACCGGTTTTTTTCTCATAGGCATCAGACAA comes from Algoriphagus halophilus and encodes:
- the queG gene encoding tRNA epoxyqueuosine(34) reductase QueG encodes the protein MTPAEKHASLIKSIANRLGFDFCGIAKAGFLEEEAPRLEEWLSRNYQGEMGYLANHFDKRLDPTKLVEGAKTVVSLVYNYYPETSLPESPESIKLAKYAYGEDYHFVIKDKLKDFLEILRNEIGEIEGRAFVDSAPVMERQWAQKAGLGWIGKNSLLLNKKQGSFFFLAELIIDLEVTPDTPLTKDYCGTCTACIDACPTDAIVQPSVVDGSRCISYLTIELKDAIPNEFKGKMDNWAFGCDICQDVCPWNRFSKPHQESKFKPHPDLEGFTNQDWLELTDETFRKVFKKSAVKRTKFAGLKRNVEFLRSKE
- a CDS encoding vWA domain-containing protein yields the protein MKGFRFTKFVPSQDPEKNTFDNLLNIFLQLVTMTGGDVAEALSWLTNLDNRYQLTNPNYGIGDFIDDLKSKGYLTEENQKGEIKITGKAEQTIRKSALEEIFGKLKRGKSGQHKTTHSGQGEERGTDRRAYEFGDNLDQIALTDSLRNAQANHGFGGDYLLTEDDLEVVENEYRSQTSTVLMIDISHSMILYGEDRITPAKKVAMALAELIKTRYPKDTLDIIVFGNDAWQIEIKDLPYLQVGPYHTNTVAGLELAMDLLRRRKNPNKQIFMITDGKPTCLKVGIKYYKNAFGIDSKILSETLKLAAQCRKLKIPVTTFMIASDPYLKEFVKEFTKVNNGNAYYSSLKGLGDLIFEDYRRNRTKRF
- a CDS encoding P-loop NTPase family protein; the encoded protein is MEYQKLTGKELKQIKTLGQLKAAGYQPKSIKEELRDNLIQKIKAKENVFEGIWGYEDTVIPDIERAILSRHNINLLGLRGQAKTRIARIMTQLLDEYVPVVFGSELNDDPMAPLSTYAKEKIEEKGEDTPVAWWHRDDRYTEKLATPDVSVADLIGDVDPIKAATMKLSYNDERVIHYGLVPRSHRSIFVINELPDLQARIQVALFNILQEGDIQIRGFKLRLPLDIQFVFTANPEDYTNRGSIVTPLKDRIESQIITHYPKSIEIGRRITSQEANLKGKPVENILVPELMKDLIEQIAIEARASEYVDEKSGVSARLTISAYENLISAAERRMYMNGESNTMVRIADLIGVIPAITGKVELVYEGEQEGAGIVAYSLIGKAIRSQFVNYFPSPEQKKKSKEGNPYVIPLAWFGEGNELDILASQSDKDYKTALQSVPGLEEVVTGMVKNLPEKEKEFFMEFALHGLAEYSQLSKKMLDTGLKFKDLFSSMFDMGPGDPDDFEEDDL
- a CDS encoding DUF1304 domain-containing protein, yielding MALLTDILIGLIAALHLYFLYFEMFAWDTIGRKTFKQIPPEVFPKTKVLAANQGLYNGFLVAGLIWSLLIEDHHWSFYIAIFFLSCVLIAGIYGALTASKKIFWIQGFPALIALILIHLKW
- the metE gene encoding 5-methyltetrahydropteroyltriglutamate--homocysteine S-methyltransferase, with the protein product MQTHNLGYPRIGSNRELKKACESYWSGKITLHELQSVGESIRKQNWKLQQEVGIDLIPSNDFSFYDQVLDMSLMVGAIPDRYHEVILQKGNNELDLYFAMARGYQQNGLDITAMEMTKWFDTNYHYIVPEFRKDQQFKLFSTKAIQEYNEAKHTGISTKPVLIGPVSYLLLGKEKESGFDRIDLIKNLLPVYLEILKKLDANHVEWVQFDEPFLAIELGAKEKKALHFAYSEIKKVFPSLKIILANYFDCFGENLETALSLPVHTLHLDLVRCPSQLHDILDSGKLGGQKHLSLGLIDGRNIWMNDFQKSLFYIQKAVDQIGSDRVWVAPSCSLIHSPCDLALETNEKSLAPQIKEWLAFAKQKIEEVVCLKKLAEKDPSLEALEQLGQNQRAIENRKTSTLIHNEQVKSRVKAINSRDDQRQSPFSIRQGIQKKALDLPLFPTTTIGSFPQTKEVRSWRARFKKGDLSREDYERLLEDETRESIVWQESIGMDVLVHGEFERNDMVEYFGEQLAGFAFTKNGWVQSYGSRCVKPPIIYGDVHRPAAMTVRWSAFAQSLTDKLVKGMLTGPVTILQWSFVRNDQPRSQTCTQIALAIRDEVVDLEKAGIKVIQIDEPAIREGLPLRKSDWQEYLNWAVRAFRISASGVKDETQIHTHMCYSEFNDIIQNIADMDADVITIECSRSQMELLDAFGQFNYPNEIGPGVYDIHSPRVPSRAEMVDLMEKAKEVIPVSNLWVNPDCGLKTRHWEETKKALTEMVGAAKDLREAMIESVS
- a CDS encoding n-acetylglutamate synthase — translated: MNYDGKSFRPISNTENGETSEETIFHYKQEGKILSCDYSGGKIIKGHLIGIVNDAGEIDMRYHQINSQGELMTGVCTSVPELLENGKIRLHETWQWTSGDRSKGNSILEEI